The Sesamum indicum cultivar Zhongzhi No. 13 linkage group LG6, S_indicum_v1.0, whole genome shotgun sequence genome has a segment encoding these proteins:
- the LOC105164192 gene encoding RNA polymerase II transcription factor B subunit 5, translated as MMVNATKGLYISCDVPMAQFIINMNASLPQSQKFIIHVLDNTHIFVRSDVAGMIRSAIATFREQNTYEKPS; from the exons ATGATGGTGAACGCCACCAAAGGATTGTATATTTCTTG CGACGTTCCCATGGCCCAGTTCATAATCAACATGAATGCTTCACTGCCTCAGTCACAGAAGTTCATAATACATGTCCTGGACAACACTCATATCTTCGTTCGCTCGGACGTGGCTGGTATGATAAGAAGTGCCATTGCAACATTCAGAGAGCAGAACACATACGAGAAGCCTTCTTAA
- the LOC105164193 gene encoding ATP-dependent Clp protease proteolytic subunit-related protein 2, chloroplastic has translation MAVPPTSYLHSRVDSSHLSLSCGSKVFVGLRAQSPNCYGVGKQNVNVEFHNKVYKSIQSRSSNSKPTRGRVSMMPIGTPRVPYRNAAEGTWQWVDLWNALYRERVIFIGENIDEEYSNQILATMLYLDSIDDSKKLYLYINGPGGDLTPCMAIYDTMQSLKSPVGTHCVGYAYNLAGFLLAAGEKGYRFAMPLARIALQSPAGAARGQADDIRNEADELLRVRDYLFKELAKKTGQPVEKIHKDLSRLKRFTSQEALEYGLIDRIARPARIKASAPRKDSTAGLG, from the exons ATGGCAGTCCCTCCAACCTCATACCTCCACTCCAGAGTTGACTCTTCCCACCTCTCTCTTAG CTGTGGCAGCAAAGTCTTTGTGGGTTTAAGAGCTCAATCTCCAA ATTGTTATGGAGTGGGAAAGCAAAATGTGAATGTGGAGTTTCACAATAAAGTTTACAAAAGCATCCAGTCCAg GTCTAGTAACAGCAAACCAACACGTGGCCGTGTTTCAATGATGCCAATAGGAACACCTAGAGTTCCTTATAGAAATGCTGCTGAGGGAACTTGGCAGTGGGTTGATTTGTGGAATGCTCTT TACCGTGAACGTGTTATTTTTATTGGGGAAAACATAGATGAAGAGTACAGCAACCAGATACTTGCAACGATGTTGTACCTTGATAGTATTGATGACTCAAAGAAGCTTTATCTGTACATTAATGGCCCTGGAGGAGAT CTTACTCCTTGCATGGCTATCTATGATACAATGCAAAGCTTGAAAAGCCCTGTTGGTACTCACTGTGTGGGCTATGCCTATAATCTGGCTGGATTTCTTCTTGCTGCAGGTGaaaag GGTTATCGTTTTGCAATGCCTCTTGCAAGAATTGCATTGCAGTCTCCAGCTGGAGCTGCCCGTGGTCAG GCTGATGATATACGTAACGAGGCTGATGAGCTCCTACGTGTAAGGGACTATCTTTTCAAGGAGTTGGCTAAGAAAACTGGGCAGCCTGTTGAGAAG ATTCACAAGGACCTAAGTCGACTGAAGCGCTTCACTTCTCAGGAGGCTCTTGAGTACGGTCTCATTGATCGAATAGCCAGACCTGCTCGTATAAAGGCCTCTGCACCACGGAAGGACTCTACAGCCGGTCTTGGTTAG
- the LOC105164190 gene encoding ACT domain-containing protein ACR8 produces MEWPTYLDEYEKLLMRMSTPRVMIDNAGCSDTTRLMIDSARKHGILLEAVQVLTDLNLSIKKAYICSDGRWFMDVFHVTDLNGNKLTDESVLGYIEKSLETVHYGRSKSIEGLTALELTGTDRIGLLSEVFAVLSNLNCNVVDAKVWTHNGRIASLIYLKDDESGSPIQDSQKLDVMDRMLRNVLKGDNDIRSAKTSVALGVTHTERRLHQMMFADRDYERNPIIKTSDDSPVVSVQNYLEKDYSVVNIQCKDRNKLLFDVVCTFTDMQYVVFHATIDTSEDRASLEFFIRHMDGTPISSEAEKQRVILCLKAAILRRASQGVRLELCASDRRGLLADVMRTFRENGLNVTRAEISTTTGTAQNIFYVTDAIGNPADRKIIESVRQTIGLTNLKVKELPLIYNQNIEQDEPTTGSGGAMLLSLGSMVRRNLYSLGLIKSYS; encoded by the exons ATGGAGTGGCCGACCTACTTGGATGAATATGAAAAGCTTCTTATGCGGATGTCTACGCCGAG GGTCATGATCGACAATGCCGGTTGTTCCGACACGACGCGTCTCATG aTTGATAGTGCGAGAAAACATGGAATTCTTCTAGAAGCGGTTCAAGTCTTAACGGACTTGAATCTGTCAATTAAGAAGGCTTACATTTGCTCTGACGGTCGGTGGTTCATGGACG TTTTTCATGTGACTGACTTGAATGGAAACAAGTTAACTGATGAGAGCGTCTTGGGCTACATTGAAAAG TCACTTGAGACAGTTCATTATGGGAGATCGAAAAGCATTGAGGGCCTAACAGCTCTGGAATTAACAGGCACTGATCGAATTGGCCTGCTGTCCGAGGTCTTTGCGGTGTTATCAAACTTAAACTGCAATGTTGTTGATGCAAAGGTGTGGACTCACAATGGTCGGATTGCATCATTAATATATCTAAAAGATGATGAGTCAGGCTCCCCGATTCAGGATTCTCAGAAATTAGATGTGATGGATCGAATGTTGAGGAATGTCCTTAAGGGTGACAATGATATCCGAAGTGCAAAAACCTCGGTTGCGTTAGGTgtcacacacacagagaggAGGCTTCATCAGATGATGTTTGCTGATAGAGATTATGAGAGGAATCCTATCATCAAGACTTCTGATGATTCCCCTGTTGTTTCGGTTCAGAATTACTTGGAGAAGGATTATTCCGTAGTTAATATTCAGTGCAAAGACCGAAATAAGCTTCTGTTTGATGTAGTTTGCACATTTACAGACATGCAATACGTTGTTTTCCATGCCACCATTGACACATCGGAAGATAGAGCATCCTTG GAATTCTTCATACGACACATGGACGGGACGCCCATAAGTTCAGAAGCTGAAAAGCAGCGTGTAATTTTATGTCTAAAAGCTGCAATTTTAAGAAGGGCATCTCAG GGAGTGAGGCTTGAGCTTTGTGCCTCTGATAGAAGAGGTCTACTGGCTGATGTAATGAGAACCTTCCGTGAAAACGGCCTAAATGTCACAAGGGCAGAAATATCCACCACAACGGGAACGGCTCAAAACATATTCTACGTGACGGATGCGATTGGGAATCCAGCTGATCGAAAGATCATTGAGTCGGTTCGACAAACGATTGGTTTAACTAACTTGAAAGTGAAGGAACTGCCCTTGATCTACAACCAAAACATCGAACAGGACGAGCCCACAACGGGCTCCGGTGGGGCCATGTTGTTGTCTCTTGGGAGCATGGTGAGGAGGAACCTATACAGTTTGGGGTTGATCAAATCATATTCTTGA
- the LOC105164194 gene encoding uncharacterized protein LOC105164194 — MALLPSKGVVISVPALILSVAAAAILLFFLLSALSSSPPPCSCSTPSMAKSRERISTSADDIEWVKSQIQANGLHMQQNVLRKGINPRTRQQQLQDLLQFKGISHYEGESANNHTALPCPGELLVEEHHSNYGEPWAGGRDVFEFLAESAHLNPSSKVLEIGCGTLRVGLHFIRYLDPGHFHCLERDELSLMAALRYELPSQGLLFKRPLIVRGEDMDFSKFGSDTMYNLIYASAVFLHMPDKLVWIGLERLAGRLQPVEGRIFVSHNIKFCSRLGGEECTRRLNDLGLEYRGKHTHDSLLFNHYEIWFEFRRFKA, encoded by the coding sequence ATGGCGCTGCTTCCATCAAAGGGAGTGGTGATTTCGGTTCCAGCCCTCATCCTCTCTGTGGCTGCTGCTGCAATACTCCTATTCTTCTTGCTTTCTGCCCTCTCAAGCTCCCCTCCTCCTTGCTCTTGTTCCACTCCGTCCATGGCCAAAAGCAGAGAGCGTATCTCGACTTCAGCTGATGACATAGAATGGGTTAAGAGTCAGATTCAAGCTAATGGATTGCATATGCAGCAGAATGTGCTACGTAAAGGCATTAATCCCCGCACTCGTCAGCAGCAGCTCCAGGATCTACTTCAGTTCAAAGGCATATCACACTATGAAGGAGAAAGTGCAAACAACCACACTGCTCTTCCTTGCCCTGGTGAACTACTTGTAGAAGAACACCACAGCAATTATGGGGAACCTTGGGCTGGAGGACGAGatgtatttgaatttcttgCAGAGTCGGCCCACCTAAATCCAAGTTCAAAAGTTCTTGAGATTGGATGTGGCACACTTCGTGTTGGATTGCATTTCATACGGTACTTGGATCCTGGGCATTTCCATTGCTTAGAGAGAGATGAGCTTTCTCTAATGGCTGCACTTCGCTATGAGCTTCCATCACAAGGTTTGTTATTTAAGCGACCTCTGATTGTTAGAGGTGAAGATATGGATTTCAGTAAGTTTGGATCTGATACAATGTACAATTTGATATACGCGAGCGCCGTTTTCCTTCATATGCCTGACAAACTTGTTTGGATCGGTTTGGAGCGTTTGGCGGGCAGACTGCAACCTGTAGAAGGTCGAATATTTGTCTCACACAATATCAAGTTCTGTTCTCGTTTGGGAGGCGAAGAATGCACAAGAAGACTGAATGATCTAGGGCTCGAGTATCGTGGGAAACACACCCATGACAGTTTACTCTTCAACCACTATGAGATATGGTTTGAGTTTAGGCGGTTTAAGgcttaa
- the LOC105164191 gene encoding AT-hook motif nuclear-localized protein 1 isoform X1, which produces MEGTNTLSSSGVTVVGSDAPSEYHVAPRTTTENPPEVTGSASLAITVSPAPVSGAPPQSGAAGVGGDTTLKKKRGRPRKYGPDGSVGMALSPKPISSSAPPPVIDFSAVGKRGKVRSVGSGVKLQQLRMENEGSAGEWVSCSVGANFMPHIITVNAGEDVTMKIISFSQQGPRAICVLSANGVVSSVTLRQPDSSGGTLTYEGRFEILSLSGSFMPSETGGMRNRSGGMSVSLASPDGRVVGGGVAGLLVAASPVQIVIGSFLAGNHLEQKTKKHKPESMTIIPAAPIPIPSAGTEDTYNTSSSFRGDSWSPLPPNTTSKPADINITLHGQ; this is translated from the exons ATGGAAGGTACTAATACTTTGAGTAGCAGTGGAGTGACAGTGGTGGGATCAGATGCTCCCTCGGAGTACCATGTGGCTCCTAGGACCACAACTGAAAATCCACCTGAGGTCACTGGATCAGCGTCACTAGCTATCACTGTAAGCCCAGCACCAGTTTCTGGTGCTCCGCCGCAGTCAGGGGCTGCCGGAGTGGGGGGCGACACCACcttgaagaaaaaaaggggCAGGCCTAGGAAGTATGGCCCTGATGGGTCAGTAGGTATGGCTCTCTCACCGAAGCCGATTTCCTCCTCCGCCCCGCCTCCGGTGATCGACTTCTCTGCGGTCGGGAAGCGTGGAAAGGTCCGGTCCGTTGGCTCGGGTGTCAAGCTGCAGCAGCTGAGAATGGAGAATGAGGGTTCCG CAGGTGAATGGGTTTCATGTTCTGTTGGTGCTAATTTTATGCCGCATATAATCACTGTCAATGCTGGAGAG GATGTGACCATGAAGATTATATCTTTCTCTCAGCAAGGTCCCCGGGCAATTTGTGTTCTCTCGGCAAACGGTGTCGTTTCAAGCGTAACTCTTCGTCAACCTGATTCTTCTGGTGGTACATTGACATATGAG GGTCGCTTTGAGATACTGTCTTTATCGGGATCGTTTATGCCTTCTGAGACGGGAGGAATGAGAAACAGATCAGGTGGTATGAGCGTTTCTTTGGCTAGTCCAGATGGCCGTGTTGTTGGTGGTGGAGTCGCAGGCTTATTAGTAGCCGCCAGTCCCGTGCAG ATTGTAATCGGAAGTTTTCTGGCCGGTAACCATCTGGAGCAGAAGACCAAGAAACACAAACCCGAGTCCATGACTATCATACCTGCTGCCCCTATCCCTATCCCTAGTGCTGGGACGGAGGATACATACAATACGTCGTCTTCCTTCCGCGGAGATAGCTGGTCGCCCCTTCCCCCCAACACAACGAGTAAGCCCGCCGACATCAATATAACTTTACATGGACAGTAA
- the LOC105164191 gene encoding AT-hook motif nuclear-localized protein 1 isoform X2 translates to MEGTNTLSSSGVTVVGSDAPSEYHVAPRTTTENPPEVTGSASLAITVSPAPVSGAPPQSGAAGVGGDTTLKKKRGRPRKYGPDGSVGMALSPKPISSSAPPPVIDFSAVGKRGKVRSVGSGVKLQQLRMENEGSGEWVSCSVGANFMPHIITVNAGEDVTMKIISFSQQGPRAICVLSANGVVSSVTLRQPDSSGGTLTYEGRFEILSLSGSFMPSETGGMRNRSGGMSVSLASPDGRVVGGGVAGLLVAASPVQIVIGSFLAGNHLEQKTKKHKPESMTIIPAAPIPIPSAGTEDTYNTSSSFRGDSWSPLPPNTTSKPADINITLHGQ, encoded by the exons ATGGAAGGTACTAATACTTTGAGTAGCAGTGGAGTGACAGTGGTGGGATCAGATGCTCCCTCGGAGTACCATGTGGCTCCTAGGACCACAACTGAAAATCCACCTGAGGTCACTGGATCAGCGTCACTAGCTATCACTGTAAGCCCAGCACCAGTTTCTGGTGCTCCGCCGCAGTCAGGGGCTGCCGGAGTGGGGGGCGACACCACcttgaagaaaaaaaggggCAGGCCTAGGAAGTATGGCCCTGATGGGTCAGTAGGTATGGCTCTCTCACCGAAGCCGATTTCCTCCTCCGCCCCGCCTCCGGTGATCGACTTCTCTGCGGTCGGGAAGCGTGGAAAGGTCCGGTCCGTTGGCTCGGGTGTCAAGCTGCAGCAGCTGAGAATGGAGAATGAGGGTTCCG GTGAATGGGTTTCATGTTCTGTTGGTGCTAATTTTATGCCGCATATAATCACTGTCAATGCTGGAGAG GATGTGACCATGAAGATTATATCTTTCTCTCAGCAAGGTCCCCGGGCAATTTGTGTTCTCTCGGCAAACGGTGTCGTTTCAAGCGTAACTCTTCGTCAACCTGATTCTTCTGGTGGTACATTGACATATGAG GGTCGCTTTGAGATACTGTCTTTATCGGGATCGTTTATGCCTTCTGAGACGGGAGGAATGAGAAACAGATCAGGTGGTATGAGCGTTTCTTTGGCTAGTCCAGATGGCCGTGTTGTTGGTGGTGGAGTCGCAGGCTTATTAGTAGCCGCCAGTCCCGTGCAG ATTGTAATCGGAAGTTTTCTGGCCGGTAACCATCTGGAGCAGAAGACCAAGAAACACAAACCCGAGTCCATGACTATCATACCTGCTGCCCCTATCCCTATCCCTAGTGCTGGGACGGAGGATACATACAATACGTCGTCTTCCTTCCGCGGAGATAGCTGGTCGCCCCTTCCCCCCAACACAACGAGTAAGCCCGCCGACATCAATATAACTTTACATGGACAGTAA